TGGATCGCGTACCAGACCGACGGAACCAGGAGCAGCGCGTAAAGGACGAGGATCGGACGGCTGCGCGCGACGATCGCGCGGAAGACGCGGGACAGGCCTTTCCCGTCGCTGTGGCTGTCGGGCCCGGTATCGCTCACGAGTGCTCCGTTTACAGGCAGACGGCAGGGCGGCGCCACGCCCTCACCGCGGTTTGGCGCGGGCGCGCCCGCATCGGTATCACAGATCGGCGCGGGATGCCTTTACCTGCATCGTACCCGATGGTGATGACGACGGAGTGAAGGAGCTCGCCCCGTCCGGTGCCGCGGCACGCAGTGCATCGGCCAGCGTGTCGGTCACGACGAAGCCTGCGGGTCCCTTTCCGCGCCCCATCCTGACCAGCGTCTGGCGAGCTCCCGGCTGCAGCTCGCTCACGATCACGCGCGTATGGACCGATGCACAGCGGCGCACGAAGTCGTGCAGCGCCCTTTTCCCGCTCACGTCCACGAGGGGGACCTCCTTCATGCGCAGAATGAACACCGCCGGCGGCTGGTGCGCGGTCGCTTCGAGCAGGTCGAGCAGGCGTCCCGATGCGCCGAAGAAAAGCGGTCCGCGCAGCTCGAAAATCTCGACGCCGGCAGGCAGGCGCTCGCGCGCGAATTCACCGGCGGCGCCGTCCTCTTCGTCGAATTCTTCGTATTCGTCACCGAACAACGACGGTCCGCCCTCGAGCGCGACCGCCTCGGCCATGCGGTGCACGAACAGCACGGAAGCAAGCACGACGCCCACCTCGATCGCCATGGCAAGGTCGACGAGAACCGTCAGCGCGAACGTCAGCAGCAGGACGGCGCGGTCGCCGGCGCTCGCCCACAGCATCGCCCGGAAGCTGGGTATACGCCCGCGGCGCGAGGTTCAAACGCAGGTGGGGAAAAGCGGCCGCGTTCGCAGAGCTACTCGACGTCTTCGCCGAAATGGGCCCTGGCGATGCGAGCCTTGAGGTACTCGAGAGTGCCGAGATCCTCAATGATGTCGCCGCCGGTATCGTAGAAGAAGATCTCGCCGTCCTTGTTGCGCCCCACCGCAACGAGCCATTCGAGCTCGTCGCGGTCCTCGAGCAGGTAATTGATCGCCTGCGAGACACCCTTGCCGGGGATGATCGTGATCTTGGTGCGCGGACCGGTTGCCGTTTTTGCTGCCGGAGTCTTCTTCTTCATCCGTCGTGACCCGCCTCGAAGCCTAGGAGCGGGTCCGGATCATGTCAATTCCAGCGTGCAGACCGTTTCGACGTGGAAAGTCTGGGGAAAAAGATCCACCGGGACGACATCCACGACGCGATAGCCGGAGCCTGCAAAGGTGCGCAGATCCCGGGCAAGAGTTGCAGGATTGCAGGAAACGTACACCACGCGAGGGGCAGCCAGGGCGGCTGCGGCGCCGGCTGCCGGGCCGAGCCCGCTGCGGGGAGGATCGACGAGCAGCACATCGACGCCGTCGTGGGGCTCGGCCAGCCACCGCTCGGCGCGCGCCGCGGCGAAGCGCAGGTTGCGAAGCCCCGCGTCGCGCGCCGCGATGCGGGCCGCCGCCACTGCATTTTCGTCTTCGTCGACGGCGAGCACGCGGCCGCTTCGCGCGGCCAGCGCGAACGAAAAGTTGCCAGCGCCGGCATAAAGCTCGACGAGGTGTGCGGGCGGCGTTTCGGTGCAGCGATTCGTCACCAGTGCGACCAGGTCGAGATTCGCTTCGGTGTTGACCTGGCCGAAGCAAGCGCCGGGAAAATCGACGACGATGCCAGGGGCTACTTCGAAGCGGCGACGCGCATCGCCCCAGGCCCGCGTCCAGCCGCGCCCCTGCATGACGAGGCCCGCAATCGGACTTGCGGTGCTGTCGATGATGGCCTTTGCGGCCGCCGTGTCGTTGGGTCGAAGTCGCCCTGCGCTCTGCACGGCCACCGATACTCCCGGCAGCAATCCGCGCGATGCAATCTCGACGCGCATCACGCGCGTGGTCAGCGCGGCGACGAATTCTTCGACGGGTCCGAGTGCGTCGCGCACGACGTCTTCGGCAAGCAGGCAGTCGGGCACCGGAACGAGGCTGCGAGTGCGCGCCTGGTAGAAACCGATGCGACCGTTCTCGAAGCGCAGGCTGAGCCGGTTGCGATAGCCGAAAGGGCGGGGCGACCGGACGATGGGCAGGACGCTCACGCCGTGGAGGCCGGCGATGCGTGTGAGCGCATCGATCACGGCCTGGCGCTTGGCGGCGAGCTGCTGCTCGCCCGCGACGTGCTGCCAGGGGCAGCCTCCGCATTCATGGACGATCGGGCACGGCGGCGTCACGCGCGAGGGGCCGGCCTCGACCAGCCGGACCA
This genomic window from Candidatus Binatia bacterium contains:
- a CDS encoding STAS domain-containing protein: MLWASAGDRAVLLLTFALTVLVDLAMAIEVGVVLASVLFVHRMAEAVALEGGPSLFGDEYEEFDEEDGAAGEFARERLPAGVEIFELRGPLFFGASGRLLDLLEATAHQPPAVFILRMKEVPLVDVSGKRALHDFVRRCASVHTRVIVSELQPGARQTLVRMGRGKGPAGFVVTDTLADALRAAAPDGASSFTPSSSPSGTMQVKASRADL
- the rlmD gene encoding 23S rRNA (uracil(1939)-C(5))-methyltransferase RlmD, whose protein sequence is MEFEVSVESLAYGGSAVARHEGRVVFVPGAAPGDRVRLKVVRDHGSWAEAEMVRLVEAGPSRVTPPCPIVHECGGCPWQHVAGEQQLAAKRQAVIDALTRIAGLHGVSVLPIVRSPRPFGYRNRLSLRFENGRIGFYQARTRSLVPVPDCLLAEDVVRDALGPVEEFVAALTTRVMRVEIASRGLLPGVSVAVQSAGRLRPNDTAAAKAIIDSTASPIAGLVMQGRGWTRAWGDARRRFEVAPGIVVDFPGACFGQVNTEANLDLVALVTNRCTETPPAHLVELYAGAGNFSFALAARSGRVLAVDEDENAVAAARIAARDAGLRNLRFAAARAERWLAEPHDGVDVLLVDPPRSGLGPAAGAAAALAAPRVVYVSCNPATLARDLRTFAGSGYRVVDVVPVDLFPQTFHVETVCTLELT